From a region of the Patescibacteria group bacterium genome:
- a CDS encoding double zinc ribbon domain-containing protein, producing MDKKRFLNHVLSSRNFILDLIFPIECLGCGTEGVWLCEKCFRKLPVESGQFCPGCKKSNDFGNFCPACSPAYFLDGVWVAGNYENRIIALLIKNLKYHFAKDLAKILGKFLVLFLRNLINKARINSNILKTGLGREDIAKAKKAPEIIFDFEDCLVVPVPLHKRRERWRGFNQTKAIAQVVAGHFNLKISFGLLRIKHRTPQAKLDAEKRRENIRGCFSWQGENLKNERIILLDDVATTCSTLEECAKILKQAGAQEVWGLVIARG from the coding sequence ATGGATAAAAAACGTTTTCTAAATCACGTCTTGTCTTCACGTAATTTTATTTTAGATTTAATTTTCCCGATTGAATGCTTGGGCTGCGGGACCGAAGGCGTCTGGCTTTGCGAAAAATGTTTCAGAAAACTGCCGGTGGAAAGCGGCCAATTCTGCCCGGGCTGCAAAAAATCAAATGATTTCGGAAATTTTTGTCCCGCCTGCTCCCCCGCCTATTTTCTGGACGGCGTCTGGGTGGCGGGAAATTATGAAAACAGGATTATCGCCCTGCTGATTAAAAATCTGAAATATCATTTTGCCAAAGATCTGGCAAAAATATTGGGAAAATTTTTAGTTTTATTTTTACGCAATTTAATCAATAAAGCCCGGATAAATTCCAATATTCTCAAAACCGGCCTGGGCCGGGAGGATATTGCCAAGGCAAAAAAAGCGCCGGAAATAATATTTGATTTTGAAGATTGTTTGGTTGTTCCCGTGCCTTTGCACAAGAGAAGAGAGCGCTGGCGGGGATTTAACCAAACCAAGGCGATTGCCCAAGTTGTTGCCGGACATTTTAACTTGAAAATTTCTTTCGGCCTGCTTCGCATCAAACACCGGACCCCGCAGGCCAAGCTGGACGCGGAAAAACGGAGAGAAAACATCCGGGGATGCTTTTCCTGGCAGGGTGAAAATTTAAAAAATGAAAGGATAATCCTCCTGGACGATGTCGCCACCACCTGTTCCACCCTGGAAGAATGCGCTAAAATACTAAAACAAGCCGGCGCCCAGGAAGTTTGGGGGCTGGTAATCGCCAGGGGGTAA